The following proteins come from a genomic window of Rhodobium gokarnense:
- a CDS encoding DJ-1/PfpI family protein has translation MSRSGTQKILMLVGDFSEDYEVMVPFQALQMAGLAVDAACPGRRAGEVIKTAIHDFEGDQTYSEKPGHMFRLNAAFAFVEADHYAGLYLAGGRACEYLRLDPDILALTRAFMAAGRPVAAICHGPQILAAADVVKGRRLTAYPAVAPEIRAVGGDYVAVEPEETVLDGNLATAPAWPGHPGLLRAFVRLVDPQILT, from the coding sequence ATGTCCCGAAGCGGAACCCAGAAAATCCTCATGCTCGTCGGAGATTTCTCCGAAGACTATGAAGTGATGGTCCCGTTTCAGGCGCTGCAGATGGCCGGCCTGGCTGTCGATGCCGCCTGCCCCGGCAGGCGCGCAGGCGAGGTCATCAAGACCGCCATCCACGACTTCGAAGGCGACCAGACCTACAGCGAAAAGCCCGGCCACATGTTCCGGCTCAACGCCGCCTTCGCGTTCGTCGAGGCGGACCACTATGCCGGCCTCTACCTTGCCGGCGGACGGGCCTGCGAATATCTGCGCCTCGATCCTGACATCCTCGCCCTGACCCGCGCCTTCATGGCCGCCGGTCGGCCGGTCGCCGCGATCTGCCACGGACCGCAGATCCTGGCGGCGGCCGACGTCGTCAAAGGGCGCCGGCTGACGGCCTATCCGGCCGTCGCCCCCGAAATCCGCGCCGTTGGCGGCGACTACGTCGCGGTCGAACCGGAAGAGACGGTTCTCGATGGCAATCTTGCAACGGCGCCCGCCTGGCCCGGTCATCCGGGCCTGCTGCGTGCCTTCGTGAGGCTCGTCGACCCGCAGATCCTGACCTGA